In the genome of Mycobacterium kansasii ATCC 12478, one region contains:
- a CDS encoding cytochrome P450: MPYLPGEALLALYRHRGAVIDAGVGRHGFVYLLGAEANKFVFANADAFSWRETFESLVPVDGPTALIVSDGEDHRRRRSVVAPGLHHRRVQDYVQTMVSTIDAVIDAWRPGQRLDLYQEFRSAVRRSTAESLFGPRLAAHSDFLGEQLQPLLDLTHRPPQLMRLQRRLNSPGWRSAMAARHRIDDLVNTVISDARARPMPDDHMLTALIDTLSDNEVRDAIVSLITAGYETTSGALAWAAHALLTLPGAWETVAREVDRVLGGNAPAADNIDSLTFLNGLVQETLRLYSPGVISARRVMRDLVFDGHRIRSGRLLIFSAYVTHRLPEIWPAPREFRPQRWDPDSPDYRRPAPHEFIPFSGGLHRCIGAVMATTEMMVMLARLVARTTLRLPAQRIRAANFAALSPKPGLIVEFAGSVPAQ, encoded by the coding sequence GTGCCGTACCTGCCCGGGGAAGCGCTGCTGGCGCTCTATCGGCACCGCGGTGCGGTGATCGACGCCGGCGTCGGGCGGCATGGCTTCGTGTATCTGTTGGGCGCCGAGGCCAATAAGTTCGTGTTCGCCAACGCCGACGCGTTCAGCTGGCGTGAGACGTTCGAGAGCCTGGTTCCCGTCGACGGGCCTACCGCGCTGATCGTCAGCGACGGCGAAGACCACCGGCGCCGCCGCAGCGTGGTGGCACCCGGGCTGCACCACCGGCGAGTTCAGGACTATGTGCAGACCATGGTGTCCACCATCGACGCCGTCATCGACGCCTGGCGCCCAGGACAGCGGCTCGACCTCTACCAAGAGTTCCGTTCGGCAGTGCGGCGCAGCACCGCCGAGAGTCTGTTCGGCCCGCGACTGGCCGCCCATTCCGACTTCCTCGGTGAGCAATTGCAGCCGCTGCTCGACCTGACCCACCGGCCGCCGCAGCTGATGCGGCTGCAACGACGGTTGAACTCACCGGGCTGGCGAAGCGCGATGGCGGCTCGGCACCGTATCGACGACCTCGTCAACACGGTGATCTCCGACGCGCGCGCCCGGCCCATGCCCGACGACCACATGTTGACCGCACTGATCGACACGTTGAGCGACAACGAGGTTCGCGATGCGATCGTCTCGCTCATCACTGCCGGCTACGAAACCACCAGCGGGGCGCTGGCCTGGGCGGCCCATGCGTTGCTCACGTTGCCGGGCGCCTGGGAGACCGTCGCCCGAGAAGTTGATCGCGTGCTCGGCGGCAACGCTCCCGCCGCCGACAACATCGACTCACTGACTTTCCTCAACGGCCTTGTGCAGGAAACACTTCGGCTGTACTCCCCCGGGGTGATCTCGGCTCGCAGGGTGATGCGCGACCTGGTGTTCGACGGCCACCGGATCAGGTCGGGACGGCTGTTGATCTTCAGTGCGTACGTCACCCATCGGTTGCCCGAAATATGGCCCGCGCCAAGGGAGTTCCGTCCGCAGCGGTGGGACCCCGACTCACCGGACTACCGCAGGCCCGCGCCACACGAGTTCATCCCGTTCAGCGGCGGGCTGCACCGATGCATCGGGGCGGTCATGGCTACCACCGAGATGATGGTGATGCTGGCTCGACTGGTCGCCCGAACGACGCTGCGCCTGCCTGCCCAGCGGATCCGCGCGGCCAACTTCGCCGCGCTGTCCCCAAAACCCGGACTGATCGTCGAGTTCGCCGGCTCAGTGCCAGCGCAGTAG
- a CDS encoding ABC-F family ATP-binding cassette domain-containing protein, whose protein sequence is MAHLLGAEAVHLAYPTQVIFESVTLGVNDGARIGIVGRNGDGKSSLLGLLTGQMEPDAGRVTQRSGLRVGALSQADTLDPAHTVGWTLVGDQPEHHWAGDPRVRDVVAGLVSDIAWRAKVSTLSGGQRRRVQLARLLVGDWDVIALDEPTNHLDIEGITWLAGHLQQRWARNSGGLLLVTHDRWFLDEVATTTWEVHDGVVEPFEGGYAAYVLQRVERDRLAAAAEAKRQNLMRKELAWLRRGPPARTAKPKFRIEAANQLIADVPPLRNAVELAKLATARLGKDVIDLLDVSVCFDGRPVLRDIEWRIGPGERTGIVGANGAGKSTLLGLIAGTLEPDSGRVKRGKTVRLAVLDQQGDALTPFAQDRIADVLTGLRGGYEVDGREVTPAQLLERLGFGRGQLSARVGELSGGQRRRLQLMLTLLSEPNVLLLDEPTNDVDTDMLTATEDLLDSWAGTLIVVSHDRYLLERVTDQQYAILDGRLRHLPGGIDEYLRLATKPSPTPVAKPAEPQEISGAQRRAAEKELAAAERQLARLADRIAAKHTELAEHDQADHVGLARLTRELRDLEDEVGATEERWLQISEVLE, encoded by the coding sequence ATGGCACACCTGCTCGGAGCCGAGGCCGTACACCTGGCGTACCCGACCCAGGTGATATTCGAGTCGGTCACGCTCGGCGTCAACGACGGCGCACGCATCGGCATCGTCGGGCGAAATGGGGACGGCAAATCCAGCCTGCTGGGCCTGCTCACCGGCCAGATGGAGCCGGACGCCGGACGGGTCACCCAGCGCAGCGGCTTGCGCGTCGGCGCGCTGAGCCAGGCCGACACCCTGGACCCCGCTCACACCGTCGGCTGGACGCTGGTCGGCGACCAACCCGAACACCACTGGGCCGGCGACCCGCGCGTCCGTGACGTGGTCGCCGGACTGGTGTCCGACATCGCCTGGCGTGCAAAGGTTTCCACCCTCAGCGGCGGCCAGCGGCGCCGCGTCCAGCTGGCCCGGCTGCTGGTCGGCGACTGGGACGTGATCGCTCTCGACGAGCCGACCAACCACCTCGACATCGAAGGCATCACCTGGCTGGCCGGCCACCTCCAACAACGCTGGGCCCGCAACAGCGGCGGGCTGCTGCTGGTCACCCACGACCGGTGGTTTCTCGACGAGGTCGCCACCACCACCTGGGAAGTCCACGACGGCGTCGTCGAGCCCTTCGAGGGCGGATACGCGGCCTACGTGCTGCAACGCGTCGAACGTGACCGGCTCGCCGCCGCGGCCGAGGCCAAACGGCAGAACCTGATGCGCAAGGAGCTGGCCTGGCTGCGGCGCGGTCCTCCGGCGCGAACCGCCAAACCCAAGTTCCGCATCGAGGCCGCCAACCAGCTGATCGCCGACGTGCCGCCGCTGCGCAACGCCGTCGAGCTGGCCAAGCTGGCCACCGCCCGGCTGGGCAAGGACGTCATCGACCTACTCGACGTGTCGGTCTGCTTTGACGGCCGCCCGGTGCTGCGGGACATCGAATGGCGGATCGGCCCGGGCGAACGCACCGGAATCGTCGGAGCCAATGGCGCCGGGAAATCCACCCTGCTGGGACTGATAGCGGGCACCCTCGAGCCCGATTCCGGCCGGGTCAAGCGCGGCAAGACCGTTCGGCTGGCGGTACTCGACCAGCAAGGTGATGCGCTGACCCCGTTCGCACAGGACCGGATTGCCGATGTGCTGACCGGGCTTCGCGGCGGCTATGAGGTCGACGGGCGCGAGGTGACCCCGGCCCAGCTGCTGGAACGTCTGGGCTTCGGCCGGGGTCAGCTGTCGGCGCGGGTTGGCGAGCTTTCCGGCGGTCAGCGGCGCCGGCTGCAGCTCATGCTGACGCTGTTATCCGAACCCAACGTGCTGCTGCTCGACGAGCCCACCAACGACGTGGATACCGACATGCTGACGGCGACCGAAGATCTGCTGGACTCGTGGGCGGGCACCTTGATCGTCGTTTCCCACGATCGTTATCTGCTGGAACGGGTCACCGATCAGCAGTACGCGATTCTGGACGGCCGGCTGCGGCATCTGCCCGGCGGCATCGACGAATACCTGCGGCTGGCTACCAAACCGTCACCTACACCAGTCGCCAAACCAGCTGAGCCACAGGAGATCTCGGGCGCACAGCGCCGGGCTGCGGAGAAGGAATTGGCCGCCGCCGAGCGTCAGCTTGCCCGCCTGGCCGACCGGATTGCCGCCAAGCACACCGAACTCGCCGAGCATGACCAGGCCGACCACGTCGGCCTGGCCCGATTGACCCGGGAATTGCGCGATCTCGAAGACGAGGTTGGCGCGACGGAGGAACGCTGGCTGCAGATTTCAGAGGTGCTGGAATGA
- a CDS encoding MFS transporter: MDVPRIETQPGEDKLTLAQWMTVLAMALGFAVTGADPTIFSSNLVPVREGLHMSTAAAGFAASLATLTLAAAILGAGTLGDVYGKRRMYLLGLAGAIVFGLLAAASPNAVMLMVARALTGVFFAFLLGLSLAIINAVFLPEQRPKAISLFLGAAFLVGAPLPLIGNVLVESLGWRWALVVAPAVALLTIPITIRFVPETFRINDRRIDYPGIAAAGFMLVSFVYGLSRLAHGPAAAAPLLVVGLAAGVFFVWWELRTDHPALDLRIFRAGPFNAAVIAGLAFNFLSAGLILILSYYATVVRGYSLTVLGVLLLLGAAVQAPAAVAAGRMMTRTSARATILLGLGLLAGATGVFATFGMGTSIVVIGVGIVVLTAGLGFIEPPQASVMMSFAPPGLEGSVAAVKPGVGQSAYSLGPTMVTLLATTFYTARAQDRFAGTGVSPTQAARALEATRSYGGGNLGGVAVLDPESARSLMATTQEIVVSALRTTSLLMALMPLTAAAAVWLLLPRQLPLEQRAG; encoded by the coding sequence ATGGATGTGCCACGCATCGAAACGCAACCCGGCGAGGACAAGCTGACGCTCGCCCAATGGATGACCGTGCTCGCCATGGCACTGGGATTCGCCGTCACCGGTGCCGACCCAACCATCTTCTCCAGCAACCTCGTGCCGGTGCGGGAGGGACTACATATGTCCACCGCCGCCGCTGGGTTCGCTGCCAGTCTGGCTACTCTCACCCTGGCCGCGGCCATCCTCGGCGCAGGCACCCTCGGCGACGTCTACGGCAAACGCCGGATGTATCTGCTGGGCCTGGCTGGTGCGATCGTTTTCGGCTTGCTGGCCGCAGCCTCGCCCAACGCGGTGATGCTGATGGTCGCCCGCGCTCTGACCGGTGTCTTCTTCGCCTTCCTGCTGGGTCTTTCGCTGGCGATCATCAACGCCGTGTTCCTGCCCGAGCAGCGGCCCAAGGCCATCAGCCTCTTCCTTGGGGCCGCATTCTTGGTCGGCGCACCACTACCGCTGATCGGCAACGTCCTGGTCGAGTCACTTGGGTGGCGCTGGGCGTTGGTCGTGGCCCCCGCCGTAGCGTTGCTCACCATCCCCATCACCATTCGGTTCGTCCCCGAGACGTTCCGGATCAACGACCGCCGAATCGACTATCCCGGTATTGCCGCCGCCGGCTTCATGCTGGTCAGTTTTGTCTACGGCCTGTCCCGGCTGGCGCACGGCCCGGCCGCTGCCGCACCGCTGTTGGTGGTCGGGCTGGCTGCCGGAGTCTTTTTCGTGTGGTGGGAGTTGCGGACCGACCATCCGGCCCTGGATCTGCGGATCTTCCGGGCCGGCCCGTTCAATGCCGCCGTCATCGCCGGGCTGGCGTTCAACTTCCTGTCCGCCGGGCTCATCCTCATCCTGAGCTACTACGCCACCGTGGTCCGCGGATATTCGCTCACCGTGCTGGGCGTGTTGTTGCTGCTGGGCGCCGCCGTGCAGGCGCCCGCGGCCGTTGCGGCTGGCCGCATGATGACCCGGACCTCGGCGCGGGCCACGATCTTGTTAGGTCTGGGGCTGCTCGCCGGGGCCACCGGCGTGTTCGCCACCTTCGGTATGGGCACTTCTATCGTCGTGATCGGAGTGGGAATAGTGGTCCTGACTGCAGGCCTGGGCTTCATTGAGCCCCCGCAGGCCAGTGTCATGATGAGTTTTGCCCCACCAGGTTTGGAGGGCTCGGTCGCCGCGGTCAAACCCGGCGTCGGCCAGTCCGCTTACTCGCTTGGCCCCACCATGGTCACCCTGTTGGCCACGACTTTCTACACGGCACGAGCGCAGGACCGGTTCGCCGGGACGGGCGTCTCTCCCACCCAGGCCGCCAGAGCATTGGAAGCTACCCGTTCGTACGGCGGGGGCAACCTCGGCGGCGTCGCCGTGCTTGATCCGGAGTCAGCCCGCAGCCTCATGGCGACCACCCAGGAAATCGTCGTTTCCGCGTTGCGTACCACCAGCCTGCTGATGGCACTGATGCCGCTAACCGCCGCTGCGGCCGTCTGGCTGCTGCTGCCACGCCAGCTACCTCTTGAGCAGCGGGCTGGGTGA